A single genomic interval of Spirosoma taeanense harbors:
- a CDS encoding SusC/RagA family TonB-linked outer membrane protein, with protein MKKTRRTWSLPYFMRCSLAHTLLAVLFTSVALAFDLSAQELLNRRVSFRLENQSLRQILKEIESQADVRFAFRPREIPFDQKLTLIASNESLGDVLNKMVRPLRLRYEVVGRQIVLSSVAPTEKAAAAPSGKAASQLAEQIVTGTVVDDAGQSLPGVNVVVKGTSRGTSTDVDGKFRLAVPDPKSVLVFSFLGYEPQEIAVENRTDFRVTLKTDSKTLNEVVVVGYGTQKKADLTGAVATVSAEKLKNKAAVSYGEALVGQLAGVQVQQIDGAPGGEGLSIRVRGTGSITAGSSPLYVIDGYPMEGSAFSLVNPSDIESIQVLKDASSTAIYGSRGANGVVIVTTKKGKVGPPTIAYNAFYGFQQVARKMDMMNSQEYLEFFKDGHNQAWLDRTPMPGDPPHSITDGNAIRQKYTNSNFYIIPESFNDPKNFGEINWQDEIFRVAPTQRHELSLTGGVEKARYAISGSYTDQQGIQINSDYKRYNLRTNITSNISKKVEMGISVSGYFSENNSVDNGKDSPLAYAVYLPPIYPLRNPDGTYGSQVRNPEIWAGDVANPVGIAENITNFTNRNGLIASSYLQYEIIPGLRYKLSLNGTLGNRRLKYYRPSFVDTDGSRAPKTADARNETWMDKDWLIEHTLNYSKTLFTKHSINLLAGYTAQKSSGEYARVNAQNFPNDVVRTLSAGQIVSGTNTEYENSLISYLSRVNYSYEDKYLLTASIRADGSSRFGANNKWGTFPSVSVGWRVNSESFMSDVRSVSDLKLRASWGLVGNNRIGNYDAIARTGTSYYVLNGNLVNSVDPINYPNPDLGWEKTRQWNLGFDLGLLNERIRLEADFYNSRSVDLLLNVPVPTLTGYASQLQNIGQVENKGMEYLLRTRNLTGKLKWSTDFNMSFNRNKVLALGPDQRPIYAGAPNANNTFVTTIGLPVATFYGYLYDGVFKNQAELDAAPHLANDRPGDPRYIDVNKDGVINASDKTYLGNNQPRFIFGFSNDFAYKGFDLNVQLTGSQGAKLFSFFNRMVGIYHGDRNGLTKLNDRWRSEENPGSGMILRANRDPKGLQKEPSSYWVEDGSFVRIRNLSLGYTFNSALIQKIHVKGLRAYLTGQNLYTFTKYPGFDPETSSQGDGLSRGGDYLGYPSARTIILGLNVSF; from the coding sequence ATGAAAAAAACTAGACGAACCTGGTCCCTGCCTTACTTCATGCGCTGCTCGCTGGCCCATACTCTGCTGGCCGTGCTGTTTACGAGTGTAGCGCTGGCCTTTGATCTGTCGGCTCAGGAGCTGCTGAACAGGCGGGTCAGCTTCCGGCTCGAAAATCAGAGCCTGCGCCAGATCCTGAAAGAAATCGAGAGCCAGGCCGACGTTCGGTTTGCGTTCCGGCCGCGTGAAATTCCCTTCGATCAGAAACTGACCCTGATTGCGTCGAACGAATCGCTGGGCGACGTGCTCAACAAAATGGTCCGGCCGCTCCGGCTGCGTTATGAGGTGGTAGGGCGGCAGATCGTCCTGAGTTCGGTGGCACCGACTGAAAAGGCCGCGGCTGCCCCGTCGGGAAAAGCCGCGTCGCAGCTGGCTGAACAGATCGTCACCGGAACGGTGGTGGACGATGCCGGTCAGTCGCTGCCGGGCGTAAACGTGGTGGTGAAAGGCACCAGCCGCGGCACATCGACGGATGTCGATGGCAAGTTCAGGCTGGCGGTGCCCGACCCGAAGTCGGTGCTGGTTTTCTCGTTCCTGGGCTACGAACCCCAGGAAATTGCCGTTGAAAACCGAACCGATTTCAGGGTCACGCTGAAGACCGACAGTAAGACCCTGAATGAAGTGGTCGTTGTGGGTTACGGTACGCAGAAGAAAGCCGACCTGACGGGTGCGGTGGCTACCGTATCGGCCGAAAAGCTAAAGAACAAAGCCGCCGTTTCATACGGTGAGGCACTGGTCGGTCAGCTGGCCGGTGTGCAGGTGCAGCAGATCGACGGCGCACCGGGTGGCGAAGGGCTGAGCATCCGGGTGCGGGGCACGGGCTCCATTACGGCCGGTAGTTCTCCACTCTATGTCATTGACGGCTACCCAATGGAAGGCAGCGCATTCTCGCTGGTCAACCCGTCGGATATCGAAAGTATTCAGGTCCTGAAAGACGCGTCGTCGACGGCCATTTACGGGTCGCGTGGGGCCAACGGGGTGGTGATCGTAACGACTAAAAAAGGCAAAGTAGGTCCGCCGACTATTGCCTATAACGCTTTCTACGGATTTCAGCAGGTGGCCCGGAAAATGGACATGATGAACAGCCAGGAATACCTGGAGTTCTTCAAGGATGGTCATAACCAGGCGTGGCTCGACCGGACCCCAATGCCCGGCGATCCTCCGCACTCCATTACGGACGGCAACGCCATCCGGCAGAAATACACCAACTCCAATTTCTATATCATTCCCGAGAGCTTCAACGACCCGAAGAATTTCGGGGAGATCAACTGGCAGGACGAGATTTTCAGGGTCGCTCCAACGCAGCGGCACGAGCTGTCGCTGACCGGGGGTGTCGAGAAAGCCCGCTACGCCATTTCGGGAAGCTATACCGACCAGCAGGGGATTCAGATCAACAGTGATTACAAACGGTATAACCTGCGCACCAACATTACGTCCAACATCAGCAAAAAAGTAGAGATGGGGATATCGGTCAGCGGGTACTTCTCGGAAAACAACAGCGTGGATAACGGAAAGGACAGCCCGCTGGCGTATGCGGTCTATCTGCCGCCAATCTATCCGCTCCGCAACCCCGATGGAACCTATGGGTCGCAGGTACGTAACCCCGAAATTTGGGCGGGCGACGTAGCGAATCCAGTGGGTATCGCCGAAAACATTACCAACTTCACCAACCGCAACGGGCTGATTGCCTCGTCGTACCTGCAGTACGAAATCATTCCTGGATTACGCTACAAGCTGAGCCTGAACGGGACGCTGGGCAACCGGCGGCTCAAGTATTACCGGCCTTCGTTCGTGGATACCGACGGGTCGCGGGCACCCAAAACAGCCGACGCGCGGAACGAAACCTGGATGGATAAGGACTGGCTGATCGAGCATACGCTGAACTACAGCAAAACCCTGTTCACCAAGCACTCGATCAACCTGCTGGCGGGCTACACGGCCCAGAAATCGTCCGGCGAGTATGCCCGCGTCAACGCACAGAATTTTCCCAATGACGTCGTTCGCACGTTGAGCGCCGGTCAGATTGTGAGCGGCACCAATACCGAATACGAGAACTCGCTGATCTCGTACCTGAGCCGGGTCAACTACTCCTACGAAGACAAGTACCTGCTGACGGCCAGCATCCGGGCCGACGGTTCGTCGCGCTTCGGGGCCAACAACAAGTGGGGAACGTTCCCCTCGGTGTCGGTTGGCTGGCGGGTCAACAGCGAGTCATTCATGAGCGACGTTCGCTCCGTCAGTGATCTGAAACTGCGGGCGAGCTGGGGTCTGGTGGGGAACAACCGGATTGGTAATTACGACGCCATTGCCCGCACCGGCACCAGCTATTACGTGCTGAATGGTAACCTGGTGAATTCGGTGGACCCGATCAACTATCCGAACCCGGATCTGGGCTGGGAGAAAACCCGGCAGTGGAATTTGGGCTTTGATCTGGGCCTGCTCAACGAACGCATCCGGCTGGAAGCCGACTTCTACAACAGCCGCTCGGTCGATCTGCTGCTGAACGTGCCCGTGCCAACGCTGACGGGCTATGCCTCGCAGCTGCAAAACATCGGACAGGTAGAAAACAAGGGCATGGAGTACCTGCTCAGAACCCGTAACCTGACGGGCAAACTGAAATGGTCGACCGATTTCAATATGTCGTTCAACCGGAATAAAGTGCTGGCTCTGGGCCCCGATCAGCGGCCTATTTATGCGGGTGCGCCGAACGCCAACAACACCTTTGTGACAACCATCGGTCTGCCCGTAGCCACCTTTTACGGCTACCTGTACGACGGCGTCTTTAAAAACCAGGCCGAGCTGGATGCGGCTCCGCACCTGGCCAACGACCGCCCCGGCGACCCCCGGTATATCGATGTTAACAAGGACGGCGTCATCAATGCCAGCGATAAAACGTATCTGGGCAACAACCAGCCCCGGTTCATCTTTGGCTTCAGTAACGATTTTGCCTATAAAGGCTTTGACCTGAACGTACAGCTTACCGGTTCGCAGGGGGCCAAGCTGTTCAGCTTCTTTAACCGGATGGTGGGTATTTACCATGGCGACCGGAACGGACTGACCAAACTGAACGACCGCTGGCGCTCGGAAGAAAATCCGGGTTCGGGCATGATCCTGCGGGCCAACCGCGACCCGAAAGGTCTGCAGAAAGAACCGTCGAGCTACTGGGTGGAAGATGGCTCGTTTGTGCGCATCCGGAACCTGTCGCTCGGCTACACGTTCAACAGCGCCCTGATTCAGAAGATCCACGTGAAAGGATTACGTGCCTACCTGACGGGCCAGAACCTGTACACCTTCACGAAATACCCGGGCTTCGATCCCGAAACGAGCAGCCAGGGCGACGGCCTGTCGCGGGGTGGCGATTACCTGGGTTACCCCTCGGCGCGTACCATCATTCTGGGTCTGAACGTCTCTTTTTAA